The genomic interval gtaaaattattttttttaatatctgacttaaagtattaataaagtaaatgtatattttaatgtGGGCATCtaatttaaaatttgtttattgGTTCTaccttaataaatatttgaatgtatttatttttcatgtattaattcatgaaatatgtatattatatataaaaaccaAAAGacttgcaaataaataaataaataatatatacaaatttattaaattatatatttttttatttttgtatttatttatattataattatttttattttattttaattgattatatagtttttatatattattattatataacattaattCTTGAATGCATTGAAGGTACTAAGTTTACATTTTTATGAAGCTGTTCCTAGATTTTGCAAGTAACATCCATTTAATGGTTCATACATAAGCTATTTTTTACAGTCAACTTAATTTAAACCAGTTCTTTACAAAAGGACATATCAAAATAGTATAATATAGAAGCAATTTCGTTTTATTGATATCCCCCACCTTTTTCTCATTTATATCTTTACACCTAtgaatagtttctgagatattaaGCCCttaaaagttttgtgacagaggACGAACGgattgacagacagacggacggacaacgccattTCTGTATTTCTCCGCTTTGCTAGGGATAAAAAGAACTTTTAACCTCAACAtttgatttcagaatttaaaaaaaagcaaaataatttattgaataacCAATATTCTGCAttgaatatatggtaaaacaagatgtgtttgtgaaacacaatgtccccctatatgatgtttgaccttgaaggatgaccttgacccttcaccactcaaaatgttcagctccatgagatacacatgcatttcaaatataaaattgctagcttcaatattgcagaagtgacattacatgagcaattttgacccatatatttgaccttgaaggatgaccttgacctttcaccactcaaaatgtgcatctctatgagatacacatgcatgccaaatataaagttgctatcttcaatattgcaaaagtattcataaaataagcgatttgggccacatatatttgacctctgaccttgaaggatgaccttgacctttcaccactcaaaatgtgcagctccatgagattcatatgcatgccaaatatcaagttgctatcttcaatattgcaaaagttattgcaattgttaaagttggcgcaaaccactcaaccaaccaacagaccaaccaacagacagggcaaaaacaatatgtcccctactactatagtgggggacataaaaagacacTGAaatctcaaattatgcaatgctgttttaacaacacaatttgaaaagTAAAAGGATCAAAGCAATAATTTAGAAAGaggataaaataaaacatataaaataatcaaacaaatcTTAAGTTCAAAAGTAAAGGAAATAAAACCATGGTTTAGGaataaaatgtcaaacatttCCAAGGAAAAAGAACAAAGTCCTTAAACTTAACAGAAAAACCATGCAATTCAttattagcttgaaaataaaacaGTCTTAAACCAAATGTATGTTATAACAATTTCTAGCTTTGAAAATACAGAAGTATGGATATGGAATATATTTCACATAATTGCGTCATAAGTAAGTGACTTTaacttcatacatgtatattaaacaaGCTTCAAGATATTTACTTGGAAACTGATTTTTACAAACTGACTTACACACTTAATTTATGGAATAACATAGCAAATATTCACTGGCAAATATATGAAGAACAAAATATTTACGTGTGAACAATCAATTTCAGGATTCAAGACGTTTACGCCAAGAGTGTTGAGGTCCCTGCAGACTGTCACTAGGATGATTCATGTTCATGATGTCGATAGTGAAAAAATACTCGCAACGATTCTACTACTTCTGGATGTCACCTTGGATGGAATACTTGCGCTACCAAACACAGATCAAATGTCTCTGACCAACCACAATAATGAGTGCGGACTGCACGTGTTTATTCCAAATGATCAAGTCATGATCTCATGCAAGCATGAGGGTTCGCACAATGGTCCGCACTCAAGATCACGGTTGCAAGAGGAACTGGAGGAGTTAAAATCAATGTACACCGAGTTAAAGAATGAAATTTCTGTAAGCAAAGCTAGCTGCCTGTTGAATGTGGAAGAAGTAAGGATGGATTATCAGACAGCAAAATTAGAGTTGGAAATAATAAACAAgggaaaaaattgtcacaaaaccaggttttcattgtgaaaaaaaaatctgataaagggagaaaactcaaactgaacttttgaaatgaccaaaaaaaattaaccccctttgtaagtttttttttttttttaaatctatttttagtcgtggcgaccttgacattggagatattgacgtgattctttcgtgggacacaccgtcccatgatggtgaacaaatgtgccaaatgattttaaaatctcacaatgaatgacatagttatggccaggacaagctcatttatggccatttttgacctttgaactcaaagtgtgaccttgaccttggagatatcgacgtaattatttcgcgcgacacaccgtccaatgatggtgaacaaatgtgccaataattttaaaatctgacgatgaacgacatagttatggctcggacaagctcatttatggccatttttgacctttgaactcaaagtgtgaccttgaccttggagatatcgacgtaattatttcgcgcgacacaccgtccaatgatggtgaacaaatgtgccaaatgattttaaaatctgacaatgaacgacatagttatggcccggacaagcttattccgccagccagccagcccgccagccagcccgcccgcattcgccaatctaataaccagttttttccttcggaaaacctggttaaaaataatttGGTAGGCCTAAACAGAAACTTTGCTGAAATTGACAACAGAGGGGAGGTGGACTTACGACTGGAGGATGTGTTTAGTACAAAAAAGATGGCAAAATTGTTACGGCCTTACATACAGAAAGAAGTCAAAGATGCTCAAAACAGAAATGAGCTGCTTGTTCCACTTCAAGAATACATAATTAAAGAAATTCATGCATACTTTGTTGAAACAACAAATGCAACTATTGAGACGGATACTAAGGACAAGAAGACAACAAATAAAACTATCAAGACAAATATAAAGGACAAGAAAAAATCTGAAAGAAGACAAGGCAAGTCAGGTTCCTCACCTCAAACATTCCAATTAGATAACCCAACTGAAAATGATGTTAGAAAAATATACACTATTTTAAGGAACCATGGTACAAGGGTAGAACATATGTCTGTTGAATTAGAGAAAAACATCAAAGATTTGAATACAAAAATTGACAAGATAGAGGATAGGTTAGACAAAGGAATACACACTATTGTAGAACAATTCTTGCATAAAAAACTGGGAGGTATACAAAACAATCTGACAGTTTTGGCAGATCTGTTCCATGATTTAGAATACAAAACTAGGACTGTCAGGAATGAACACATCGAGTACATCATAGACGAAAAGGTGCAATCCATGAAGAGTGATATCATGGCAAAATTGCTGCATGAATCAAGTCCTATAAGGTCTGAGCTTCATCATAAacttgaagaagtaaaaagaacTCAAAGAGTCATTTGTGAAAATCATACGgaagaaattcagaacattcaTGAGAAATTGGTGACTATGCTTGATCAAATTCAGGAAATAAATGGCTCTCTATTCAGTCAAATGACCAGTACAGAGTTGACAAAGGTGTACAATGACACAGCGGATTTTGTAAGAACAATAAAAGACTCGTGGATAATGGTGAATGACAACTTTGAGAGATCCAAAGACATGTACGACAGACTGGAAAACCTAAATAGGTTATATGCTGATGTAGAAACTTCCGTGCGTGAGGCTTCTGAAGAAGAAAAACAGAGTTCTGGGGCAATAACTGACATTAAAGCTCAGCTTGAGGTACTGAAAGAAAAGATAACTGCAATTGAATTTAATGACCGGAATGCTTTTAATTTTACTCACAGCGATAAGAGAAATGGCTGTAAAAATGGCAGACACTATGTTAGGCTTCTGAATGTGTATCTGACTCCCAAATACGTGGGTGTTACTCTGTGCTCTGAGAATCGTTACAAAATATTTCTGGGTGAGAATTTAACGGATACCTTCCTGGATATTGGAGACAACTACGGATTAGGAGAAGATCACTGCGAGTTTGTTGGAGCTAAAACATCGAGTCGATTTTCAACAGTAATGCAGCCTTACATGTACTACTCATTGGAAGGTGAGTTGTTACCAAGTGTACAAAATAATTGTATGTGTGGAAGAGGTTAATCAAACTCATTATAATAATATTCTGGGAAGTTTTGAAATTTCTAATTTACCATTCACTTTTagacaaacaacaacaatttttgGTCATAT from Dreissena polymorpha isolate Duluth1 chromosome 1, UMN_Dpol_1.0, whole genome shotgun sequence carries:
- the LOC127865188 gene encoding uncharacterized protein LOC127865188, coding for MCQMILKSDNERHSYGPDKLIPPASQPASQPARIRQSNNQFFPSENLVKNNLVGLNRNFAEIDNRGEVDLRLEDVFSTKKMAKLLRPYIQKEVKDAQNRNELLVPLQEYIIKEIHAYFVETTNATIETDTKDKKTTNKTIKTNIKDKKKSERRQGKSGSSPQTFQLDNPTENDVRKIYTILRNHGTRVEHMSVELEKNIKDLNTKIDKIEDRLDKGIHTIVEQFLHKKLGGIQNNLTVLADLFHDLEYKTRTVRNEHIEYIIDEKVQSMKSDIMAKLLHESSPIRSELHHKLEEVKRTQRVICENHTEEIQNIHEKLVTMLDQIQEINGSLFSQMTSTELTKVYNDTADFVRTIKDSWIMVNDNFERSKDMYDRLENLNRLYADVETSVREASEEEKQSSGAITDIKAQLEVLKEKITAIEFNDRNAFNFTHSDKRNGCKNGRHYVRLLNVYLTPKYVGVTLCSENRYKIFLGENLTDTFLDIGDNYGLGEDHCEFVGAKTSSRFSTVMQPYMYYSLEGFIRSHWGEQPQKKTLTVFKSPPFYYECGVTIP